A region of Drosophila mauritiana strain mau12 chromosome 3L, ASM438214v1, whole genome shotgun sequence DNA encodes the following proteins:
- the LOC117139036 gene encoding uncharacterized protein LOC117139036, whose amino-acid sequence MRNYIQRKYWIFGLKNSLKKYLRECVTCARYKQNTAQQIMGNLPKYRVTMTFPFLNTGIDYAGPYYVKCSKNRGQKTFKGYVAVFVCMATKAIHLEMVSDLTSDAFLAALRRFIARRGKCSNIYSDNGTNFVGAARKLDQELFNAIQENITIAAQLEKDRIDWHFIPPAGPHFGGIWEAGVKSMKYHLKRIIGDTILTYEEMSTLLCQIEACLNSRPLYTIVSEKDQQEVLTPGHFLIGRPPLEIVEPMEDEKIGNLDRWRLIQKMKKDFWVKWKSEYLHTLQQRNKWKKEIPNIEEGQIVLLKDENCHPARWPLGRVEKVHKGNDDKVRVAKVKMQEGYITRPITKICPLEGIKSVDKNEADQEPKRRTRATLKVTG is encoded by the coding sequence ATGCGAAACTATATCCAAAGAAAGTATTGGATTTTCGGGTtgaaaaattcgttgaaaaagtatttaagagaATGTGTAACGTGTGCAaggtataaacaaaatacagctCAGCAAATAATGGGTAACTTGCCAAAATATAGAGTGACGATGACATTCCCGTTTCTTAATACTGGAATAGATTACGCAGGTCCTTATTAtgttaaatgttcaaaaaatcgtggccaaaaaacatttaaaggaTACGTTGCTGTATTCGTTTGCATGGCCACCAAAGCCATACACTTAGAAATGGTAAGCGATCTAACTTCAGACGCATTTTTAGCAGCACTCAGAAGATTTATTGCTAGACGGGGAAAATGTTCCAATATCTATTCAGACAACGGAACAAATTTTGTAGGAGCTGCAAGAAAATTAGATCAAGAGTTATTTAATGCaatacaagaaaatataacgattgcagcgcagcttgaaaaggacaggattgattggcattttattccccCGGCAGGACCTCACTTCGGAGGTATTTGGGAAGCTGGAGTtaagtcaatgaaataccatttaAAGCGTATAATCGGCGACACTATTTTGACTTACGAAGAAATGTCAACTCTTTTATGTCAAATAGAAGCATGCTTAAATTCAAGGCCATTATACACTATAGTTAGTGAGAAGGACCAACAAGAAGTTTTAACACCAggtcattttttaattggaagaCCACCTTTAGAAATAGTCGAACCAATGGAAGATGAAAAAATCGGAAATTTGGATAGGTGGAGACTTatccaaaaaatgaagaaagatttctgggttaagtggaaaagtgaatatttgcatacgctccagcaaaggaataaatggaaaaaggaaattccTAATATAGAAGAAgggcaaatagttttattaAAGGATGAGAATTGTCATCCTGCAAGATGGCCTTTAGGAAGGGTGGAAAAGGTGCATAAGGGGAATGATGATAAGGTCCGAGTGGCTAAAGTAAAGATGCAGGAAGGATATATCACTAGACCCATTACTAAAATTTGTCCCTTGGAAGGAATAAAGTCTGTTGACAAAAATGAGGCTGACCAAGAGCCAAAAAGACGAACTAGAGCGAC